The proteins below are encoded in one region of Pseudanabaena sp. BC1403:
- a CDS encoding ATP-binding protein gives MSTTILIIDDSEIHRTRYIDFLTSDISNSYRSIEANTIEKAKELCEEIKPQIILLGLPLTDDSGLEFLNWIKQQEQMTLLPILLLVKQAEESIADQATKSGIQDYLVKEFLTPKRLMRSLDHLLQREQLINSSSDSLNLQNYSEQLILESKENFHLLVECSDDLIWSIDLEGKLTYLSPQFKELFGWEHTEWLGESMVKLVHAADLQRFKDSIEQTLKSNIKGDLPVEFRHLQKDGSYVWMSCNMTPRRNSLGKAVSVQGISRDISDRIALADAIRHRKQAESKLNESNDILSVVNQDLLKAIRLKDEFLSTISHELRTPLNAILGLTEILQEPICGYGILNDEQMQALKIIESSGEHLLELIENILDFSKIEVGNLELHQTSTSIAKLCQASLDFVKYQALNKNIQLKLNINDNLPEIFLDERRMRQVLIHLLNNAIKFTPKSGQIALTANAPNKSWVRISVWDTGIGIAPESLDKLFLPFVQLDGNLNRQYEGAGLGLAIVKQIVESHGGKVSVNSKVGLGSCFTVELPVGR, from the coding sequence ATGAGCACAACAATTTTGATAATTGATGATTCGGAAATACATCGTACTAGATATATTGATTTTCTAACTAGTGATATCTCTAATAGCTATAGAAGCATAGAAGCAAACACTATAGAAAAGGCAAAAGAGCTATGTGAAGAGATAAAACCACAAATCATTTTGCTCGGTTTACCACTCACTGATGACAGTGGATTAGAATTTCTCAATTGGATAAAGCAACAGGAACAAATGACATTGTTGCCCATACTTTTGCTAGTTAAACAAGCAGAAGAAAGTATTGCAGATCAAGCAACTAAAAGTGGTATCCAAGATTATCTTGTTAAAGAATTCTTAACTCCTAAAAGGTTGATGCGATCGCTTGATCATCTATTGCAGCGAGAGCAGCTAATTAACTCATCCTCTGATTCTCTTAACCTACAAAATTATTCTGAACAATTAATATTAGAGAGCAAAGAAAATTTCCATCTTTTAGTAGAATGCTCAGATGATTTAATTTGGTCAATTGACTTAGAAGGCAAACTCACCTATCTATCTCCTCAATTTAAAGAGCTATTTGGCTGGGAACATACTGAATGGCTGGGGGAAAGTATGGTCAAGCTTGTTCATGCTGCTGATCTACAGCGTTTTAAAGATAGTATTGAGCAGACATTGAAATCAAATATAAAAGGGGATTTACCTGTTGAATTTCGTCATCTCCAAAAAGATGGCAGCTATGTCTGGATGTCTTGTAATATGACTCCACGACGCAATTCCCTAGGAAAAGCAGTCTCAGTACAGGGGATTTCACGAGATATCAGCGATCGCATTGCTCTTGCCGACGCAATTAGACATCGCAAGCAAGCAGAATCAAAGCTCAATGAGTCAAATGACATCTTATCAGTTGTTAATCAAGATTTGCTTAAAGCGATCAGACTCAAAGATGAATTTCTCTCTACTATCAGTCATGAGCTCCGCACACCTCTCAATGCCATCTTAGGATTGACAGAAATTTTACAAGAACCTATATGTGGATATGGGATTCTTAATGATGAACAGATGCAAGCTTTAAAAATTATTGAGAGTAGTGGAGAACATCTATTAGAGTTGATTGAGAATATTCTTGATTTCTCTAAGATCGAAGTTGGCAATTTAGAATTGCATCAGACATCAACTTCGATTGCAAAGCTTTGTCAAGCTAGTCTAGATTTTGTTAAATACCAAGCTTTGAATAAGAATATTCAACTTAAGCTGAATATTAATGATAATTTGCCAGAAATATTTCTAGACGAAAGGCGGATGCGTCAAGTACTAATTCATCTACTTAATAACGCCATCAAATTTACGCCTAAATCTGGTCAAATTGCCTTGACCGCAAATGCTCCCAATAAATCTTGGGTTCGGATTTCAGTGTGGGATACAGGTATTGGCATTGCTCCAGAAAGTCTTGACAAACTATTTCTGCCATTTGTTCAACTCGACGGTAATCTCAATCGCCAATATGAAGGAGCTGGATTGGGGCTAGCAATCGTTAAACAAATTGTCGAATCTCACGGTGGGAAGGTGAGCGTCAATAGCAAGGTCGGATTAGGTAGTTGTTTTACGGTTGAGTTGCCTGTAGGCAGGTGA
- a CDS encoding co-chaperone YbbN — protein sequence MNTAAFIQDQAEFEDLRTSTSFLVVDCTATWCGPCKVIAPFIDQLSENYSDRAKIMKLDIDAHKPLAKQFGLKSIPAVLFFKDGEIVETLVGVKTYENYRDSLEKYL from the coding sequence ATGAATACTGCCGCTTTTATTCAAGATCAAGCTGAATTTGAAGATCTTCGCACAAGCACATCTTTTTTAGTTGTGGACTGCACTGCAACTTGGTGTGGGCCTTGCAAAGTAATCGCTCCATTCATTGATCAGTTGTCTGAAAATTATAGCGATCGCGCCAAGATCATGAAACTAGATATTGATGCTCATAAACCCTTAGCAAAACAATTTGGGTTGAAGAGCATTCCTGCTGTTCTATTTTTTAAAGATGGTGAAATAGTAGAGACTCTAGTTGGTGTCAAAACCTATGAAAATTACAGAGATAGCCTAGAGAAATATTTGTAA